The genomic DNA GTAAACCCGCAGCATGGATACCAAACGAATTTTAATATGGAAATCAATCGTATGCATGATCAATTAACCGAATTTCTCAATAAAGCCTCAGAAGAGCAAAGATGTATTATGATAGCTGTTCGAGATTTGTTGCATGCGACCGGACCGAACGTGGAAGAAAGCTATTAATGGGGCAGGTCAGTTTTTAAGAAGGTCAAAAACTTTGCTTATCTCACTACAGCAAAAGATTATGTAACACTAGGCTTTTTTAATTGCCAGAACCTTCACGACCCAAACCATTTACTGGATGGTACTGGAAAGAATATGCGACATATTAAAATCAAGCATGCAGGTGAGATAGATGAGAAGCTGCTAAAAGAATGGTTTCAAAACTGCGTTAAATAAGAAGGCGCTACCCCCCGTGCGACAAGTACTATTTACTTATACGCGCGCTTGTCTGCCATGGCGGCATTACCCGCTCCACGCTACTGCGTTAGATCATGCGTTGCCTGAGCAGCATTTGCTGACCACGCCGAAAGTCCATAATGGTTATGTGGCTACCATAAAAGACGGGGAGCAAATCCCTACACAAATACTCGTGTGGGCTGCCAGCGTGCTGGGTACTTTTTTGGAAAATCTGCCATCTGCTTCTCTTCTACAGGCAGTAGATTCTCGTTTAATCAGGCACTAAACATTTGATTTTACCCTGTTCAATAGGGATAGCAATTGTTACCTGGGTCCCTGCACCTGTTGGGGACTTGGCAATGTCAAAGGTGCCGTTTAGTAATTTCACCGTATCCTTAATGCTGCGCAAGCCAATCCCCCTGTGCTTCGATGAACTTTCGTTCATGCCGATGCCATTATCCCGCACTTTCAGATGTATCAGTTCGCCCTCCTGGTAGAGTAGCAGCTTTGCCTCAGTGGCTTTGGAGTGCCTGATGATATTGTTGATTAACTCCTGGCTGATCCGGTAAAGGGCAAGTTCCTGGTAAGGTTCCAGGGTTAGGTCAAGCTTTGCTACTTGGCATTCTAATCTCAGGCTTTCACATTCGAATCGCCTGCACATTTCCAGGATGGCCTGTTCTGCGCCAAGATCTTTTAACATGAAAAGAGCTAGTTCGTGGGATACCCTTCTGGTTTCATGAATGGCTTCCGTCAGGAGCTTATTCAACTTTTGAACATTTTCCGCCGGTATGTCTTTGGCCGCATCATCCACTTGCAGCTTCGCTGCATACAGTAGCTGCGCTACCCCATTGTGTAAGGATTCAGAAATACGGCGCCGTTCTATTTCCTGGGCCCCTAAAACCGCTATCAGTAATTTTTTCTGTTGTTTTAATGTAAGCTGCAGGTTTTCTTTTTCTGCTTTTTTGAGCTTGGAAATATCTGTGGTCGTTGTAGCGACACCATCATCCAGTTTCACGGTAGACTGGTAGTACCAGCCTTTGAACTGCTCATGGACATAGTGTCGTTCGCTCTTGTCGGACTGGCCTGTTTGCACAACCCGTTTGAACGTGTCAAAGATACCTTCCTGCACCACTCCCGGGTTCAAGGCCAGCAGGCTTTTGCCAATCACATCGCCATAGACCTTTTCTGATGCCAGGTTATTGAGTATCCATACAAAGTCAACGATTTCTCCTTCTTCATTCCGTACTGCTTTGAATACCTGTATCATGTCTGCCGAGCTGTCAATAGTTGCTTTCAGCAGCTCACGGTTCTCCTGTAAGGAATGAGCTGTCTTTTTCTGTTCCGTGATGTCTTTCGTATTCATGATAAAGCCATCCCCCATCTTGGCTACTATTTGATGGAACCAGCCATTGAACTGCTCGTGTCTGTAGTACTGCTCCCGCTCAATGGGTGCGCCGGTTTCGGTTACTTGCACAAATAAATTGAACAACCCTGTTTCTATCACACCCGGATTTCGGCGCAGCAGACTTTTCCCCAGCACGTCCCCGTTCTGTTCGATACCCTTCCGGTTGAGCATCACCCAGGTAAAGTCAACAATTTTTCCCTGCTCATCGCGCACAGCTTCAAAGCCCTGCACAACGTAGAGCGAGCTGTCCAGGGTTGCCTGTAGTCTTTCTTTTAAAGCGGCGGCTTTTTGCCCGGCTTTTTTGCAGGACGTAATTTCCCGGTCAATGGTTAGCACATGCGCTACAGTACCATCAGCTGCTAAATCAGGAACCAGGCATGATTGATAAAGGCCATCTCCTGTGGGTGTAGCAAAGACGAACGCATGCTCGATGGGCTGGGCTGTTTCCAGAACAACTTGCAGCTTCTTACTCCAAAGGGTCGCCACATGTTCCGGCTGCCCTAGCTCCCGCATTGTTTTCCCCAACAACGAATCTACCCCTCTGCCCATCCTTTTGGCAAAGGCCGGATTTGCATAAATCAACCTGCACTCCTGATCCCATTGGGCAACAGCATCACAAGACTTCTCAACTACCAAACGGGATAGGGCTGTATTCCAAGTCATTCTTATGATTTAAATAGGTTACTTAAGGTTACTTGGCTGATAATAATACGCATTAGAAAAGGTATTTAACTCAAATAAGATGCAAGATGTTTTACCCTATTGCTTAACAGCACTCTAGAGCATTCATTCAAGCAGGAATTTTACGTGTTATTATGCTGGGCTGGCGACTGGTTCTGCGGGGAGCAACCCGGATCACTTCCATTCAGCTCTCTTTATACGTACGCCGTATTGTATACAGGTCCCCACCAGCTACACAGTGAAAGAAAATATGGCCGTTAAACAAGCTAGAAAAAAAAACCAACCACAGCAGCTACCCCTGCCGAAAGGGAAGTTGTTGGCCATTGGCGGCAAGGAGAGCAAAAGCGAAGAGAATCGCTCCCAGGCACAAGAGGATAACAGGGGCTTTGTCAGTGAACAGATCCTCAAGCGCTTTGTGGATGAGCTGCAAGGAAAAAAACCGCTGGTTGTGATCATTCCAGCTGCCTCCAGCCTTCCGGAAGAATCGGCGCAAGATTATCTCACCGTATTCAAAGCGCTTGGGGTTAAAAACATCCGGGTAGTCGATATACGAACCCGGGAGGATGCCAAGAACCCGGAAAACATCGAGCTGGTTGATCGGGCCGCCGGCATCATGATAACAGGAGGGGACCAGCTCCGGTTGACATCTATCCTGGGAGGCAGCCCATTTCTGGAACGCATCAAAGAACGTTATATCAATGAGCCAGTCATTGTTGCCGGTACCAGTGCGGGGGCTTCCGCCATGTCTACCAGTATGATTTATGCCGGGGAAACGCAAGGGGGCATGCTCAAAGGGCAGATGAGCGCCACGGCAGGGCTGGACCTGCTCAAGAACGTTGCCATCGATACCCACTTCATTCAGCGGGGGCGCATTATCCGTATGGCACAGGCAGTGGCCCAGAATCCGGGCTGTATCGGCATTGGGCTGGAAGAGGATACGGCAGTTCTGTTAAAAGAGGGCAAGGAACTCGAAGTAGTGGGTAGTGGCCTGGTTACCATCCTGGATGGTATGGACATCAGCAGCACCAATATCTACGAGATCGAAGCAGGGGAGCCTTTTACTATCTGTGATTTGAAACTGCACCTGCTGGGCAATGGGAAGACCTATACCATCCCGTCTTATAACGGCGGGCATCATTAGCAAAAGGTGTTGGCATTTGTGCAGAAACGCACCATAGCCAAGCCGTTACACTGTGACGCCTGGCGTTAGGAATTTCCAGAAAAAAACTAAAGAAATCAGACACATTGTCTATAGGACCTTGTTTACAAGGGGCGGGGGTGTTCAAGGGAAATGGAAACGCTTTTGGCTGACTGGGTGGGTCTGTTTTGCGCAGGAGCTATTTGCCTTGGCGTAAGCTATGGACTTATACCTACTAGTTGCTGAAAAGGAAATCGAATCTGCAGCCTCTAAAAAGATAATACTACTAACTTATGAGCAACAAAGAATGATAGTAGTAGCGATTAACTAGCTACCGTATAATCCCTCTGTAGGCTAGTTAATCGGCTGCAAGAGCCACTTCAATGCTTCTGTACGAGTTGAGAACAGCTTCACATCTACCGGAAGGGCAATAGCGCTTTCAATTTCTTTGAGGATACATATTATTTTCTCTTCCCGCACCACATCAGAGGTTGTAATGCGAGCTACTTTCTTTAAACAGGTAGGCAATAGCCCCACAGTTAAATGTGCCATGACCGCTTTGTATTCTTTGTCAGAAAGGTCAACTGTATTGCCCGTAAAATCAAGCAGGATGCGTTCAATCTCCTTCTCACGTACAGTGGCAACGATGGAAGAAAAAGCCTGCCGAACCTCTGCGACAGAATAAGGCTTGCGCTCCTGCCACTCGACGTAAAGGATGTCTTGGGCCGTAGCGTAATCCAGCTTGATGAGGTGGTCTTGATAAAGAAGCATAGTTAATAGACTAGTAACATTTGTCTGAGTACAGTGATGCCTTCCCCGTTTATCTCGTCACCCGCACCTCGTAGTTTTTGTAGTTCCGCTATCAAATCAGCATCAGTCACATACATTGTATTCTAACTTTATAAAGCATATTATTTCCTAGCTAACTCAAAGAAGGGATTAAGCGCATCTTTTGCTAAGGCAATCAAGTCATTGATGTTATTGATAGCTTGCGAAGCATCATCAGGGTTAGCTTTCTCTAATGCTTCATTTAAAAGCGGAAGAGCCTTATTCTTCCCATTCCATAAAAGACTGTCTTCTGATGGATCTAGATCCAGGTGAGAGAGCTTGCTTAGGGAGTTCCTGCAAACAACTCGAACTTTTGTTTTCGCCTCTTCCTGCTTTGAATCCAGCTTACATAGAAAGTAATACCCATCACTAAGCTCCTTTACCAACTGTATGTTTTCTCCTCGAACCATTTGTGCCTGTTATCTATACTCCATCCCAATATGAGTTGCTGGAAGGCGAATGAACTGCTAAAGTACTAATCTATCAGCTAAAACTATATAGTAATGTGTAAATAAACAATATTAGTTAGAATGATACTGGTGATCTGTTGATCGAATAAAGAGGTGATTAGTGTGCCTTAAAAGACCGGTTCTTTCAGTATGCGCTTCACTTTCATGACCATGTGAGGGGATACGGCACACCGTCTGGCAATCTCCCGCACGGAGCATATGCCTTCCTTCAGGTACTCTGCTACCTTCCTGTTCTCCTCCAGCAACTTGGCTGCACTTTTAACAGTGCCTTTGGGTCTGGCTAAATGCTTGCCCTGCCGTTTGGCTTCCTGCTGGCCTGAGACGATACGCTCTACTAGCGATTCCCGCTCCATCTGTGCCAGGTCTGCCAGGATGCCCGGTACCATCATCGTTACCGAATCCTTCCTGCGCTGCTTATCTAAGGAGCGTAGGTTGCGGTTTACCACATGGGTGCAGACGCCCAGTTCAGCCAGTTCCAGGATGATCTGGCGCACATCCATGTTGTCCCTGCCCAGCCTGGACAGCTCCAGGCAGATAACCTCTGAAATCTCCCCTCGTCTGGCCAGTTCAAAAACTTCCTCCATGCCTGGACGCTCGTACTTGTTCTTTGTCCCAGACACAGTTTCGCAGACAGTATAGATCACCTCAAAGCCATTGCGTCTGGCATAGTCAGTGAGTTCCGTAACCTGACGGTCGGTGTTCTGTCTGGCAGTAGAGACACGGGTGTAAAGGGCAGCTTTCATATGCAGCTAGATCTGGGGTTAAATAGTGAGAGCTGCAGATATAGTGAATGTGTCAATAAAAGCTAGTGCTTTGCGTGACACATAGAAGGTGTGTTTTTTGCTGCCTATTTTGGCAATATAGCTGTAAAGATGAATGAACGCTTTTTTGATACAGCAGGCGTACTTTAACATACCAGCAAAGTAAGCGAAAGGTGATGCTGCCATGGCTAACCAGTAACACTGCCTCCTTTGATTAGGATGACAGTTAATAGCAGACAAAGACCAGAAATTTGGTCCAGATGTAACAACTACTGTTCTGTCATAGAGGATTACCCTGCAGCAGTTAGTGCATTACTGTTGCAGAGTCGTAAATGGCAACAACCTGTTGCTTTTGATTTAACGGATAAGCAAGTCAGGCTTCGTCAGTTTTTGCGGACAATGCTGCCTGAGCCATTCTTTACCCGCGTCAAGAGAGGTAAGCACTTTGGTCTGAAAATACTCCTGCCTGGTATGAAAGGTGGCTATGTCTGTTTCCGCGATAGCACCGGGTGTATTTACCAAAGCCATGTATTTAAGGCCGGCTTCCGCTACCTGCGGTGCCCATTCTACTGCTGCCCATTCTGAGGAGCGGATCGGGCCAAGCACCAGTTGCATGTCATTGAGGATACAGTTTAATTCGGAAGTGCTGACCGCCTGGGTCACTGCCATCGCACCCTCCTTAATGATAGCCTCACTAAGATAGCCCTTCCAGGTAATTTGAATCCAACGCTTATCTTTAATCACGTCGATTGTGAGGTATGTCTGACCAAAAGCGTTTTTCAGCTCGTGTTTCATTAAACAGGTTGTGAGAGTTGTCAAATGCAACAGCAAAAGGGGCTTGTGGGTTCACTTACAGGTAGAAATCCAGGGGCATAACTTGCTTGTGCGGCAAGAGACGTAAATGGCGAAATAGCCACAGAACAGCAGTTTACGGTGCTTTAACAAGCGCTTCTGATTCTTGGCGTTCTTTTCAGGAGCCCGCCTGCTCTATTCAGGTAGTGATAGATAGCAGTATACCTTTTTTATTGTGCTACGTAAAAGGGTGACAAAAAAATTCTTAAAACTATGAAAAGACCATCTGATATAAAAACCTTCGCGCTCGCCTTAGCATTAGGCGGCTTTATGTTTGCCTGCAACCAGGAGGCACAACACGAGACACATGAAACAGCCACGGAAGTTGAAGCTGATGTAGATGACGCAACCAATGAGGCTACTCAGGAGACAAACGAGGCTACAGGAGAAGCAAATGCCGAGCTGCGGGATTTCTCAGCCTGGGTAAACGAAAACACCTCCAAAGCCGAGACTGCCACCCAGGCAGAGTGGAAGGAAACAGAAGCTGAATACAAGCGTCGTGAGGCAAGTCTGGAAGCCAAAAGCAGCACCTGGGATGAGAAGACCAAGCAGGAGTGGCGAGAGCTGAAAGATGGCTGGAACAGAACCGAAAACAAGGTACAGGCGCGCCTCAAAAACATAGATGATGTGGACGTTGATGTGGATGTGAAAAAGGACAACAACTAAGGCGAAATCACTCCTTAGGGATAAAGGGCTGTCTTGGCAGAAAGTGCAGGACAGCCCTTTTATATATTAAATGTATAAGGTGACGTGCTGCATTGCCCAGACTTAAACTCAATGACTTTATTCCTGAATTGCTCGCATTAATGCTCAATTAGGTCTCTGATAACATACTAGTCCTGATTCCTTCCTTCCTGCCTGACTTGCCTGCCGAGCAATGATTGGGTCTGATTATCCTGACACGGCAGCATTAAATGATGCCGAATGGGTGTGCTATACATCGTTCCTGTTGATCGGAATACCTCCTTTTTTCATGTAGGCATAAACTGAATCCTTTTCTGTCGATTTGCACCCCTTCTATAGTTCCCTACATGATCCGCTTCGAGAACAGTATCATTCCACAACCTGGCAAAATACTGCGGAAACTGGAAGCCCAGTTCACAGGTGATTTGGCTGACGGACCTGCTATGATTGAATATTCTTTCTTTCGCGACCACTATTCCCTTAGTTGGGAGGGATTCCTGTGCCTTTGTTCCGTTTCTCTTTCTCAGGATCTCAAAATAGTTAGGCGAAAAATTCAGTTTGCCTGCACCATAAGTTACCGAGAGCAAGCCATTTGACTTAAATGCTTAGACGCTGAAAGATGGCTTTGCAGGGAGTCGTAGATGTAACCAATAGGTGATGCGGCGTGTGCAGCGGAATAGCAAAGTAGTCCCCTGCTGTTAAGGCGTGTATCTGATCTCCTACTGTTAACCGGCAGCTTCCTTCTACGATCAAGAACCGTTCGTGTTCCTCGCGGTGCACTTCTTCTTCTGACCTCTCCCTCACCCAGAGTATGGCTGTTGTAGCTTTGGGCGTATACCCGATAACCCGGGCATACAGGTTGTCTGCATCTTTGGGCAAGACAGCATTCGCATGGTCCAGCCATCTGTCGTAATCGCTGATCCGGGAAGTGGGCGTTAAAACCGGCGGCGACTCTGGCAGCTCGCCGTTCTTCATGCGCTCCAGGTAATCTACCGTTGCCATAACCAGGGTTTTAACTGTTGCCCGAGGCTTCAGCGCATGAGCCTGTGCATACTGCTCTACTGCCAGCCTGATTTGTTTTATCTCTTTCTGTATCTCAGGGAAGGCAGCTGCCATTTCTTCTACTGCGAGTGCTTCTTCCGGACTGGCAGCTCCCATCACATAGAGTTCCAACAGCCCTGATGCTATAAATTCAGTAATAGGGTTCATACTGATTTTTCTCCCTTTAATTGCGTAAATGCCTTTTTCAATATTTGTTTTACTTCCTCTGCTGTCAGGTTCAGTTCTGCTGCCGTTTCAGCACAGGTATGGCCTTTAAGGTAAAGAGATTCCAATATCGTTTTTTCCAGGGGCGTAAGGGTGCAAGGGTCCTGCTGCTTGTGTGCTTCGTGCTGCTGGGTCTCCGTTTTATTTAACTGCGGGTAGCTTTGACTAGGTGTGGCGGCAGCTTTCGTCCCTTGTAGGCACCGGTCTGTTTTTACTGCTTCCAGGGCAATGCGCCGGGCCAGTGCCAGCCCCCAGCTGAGAAGCCGCTCTTTGGAAGCATCATATTTACTGATTTGGCCCCAGATAGTGATAAAGGTTTCCCTGAGCACTTCTTCTGCCACATCATTGTCCTGCACAATCCGGGTGATCACCCCCATCATTACCGGTGCATACGCATCATAAAGTTTGCCCAACGCCTCCTGCTTCCCCTGCCGGAGAGCGGCTACCAGGGTATGTTCCGTTTCACCGGGAAGATTTATTGCTGACATACTGGTTCATTTCCCCAATCACGCGCTTCACTCAGAAGCTGCATGAAGGCTTTAAGTTGAAACATATATAAGAGCTACTCCCAAGCAGAAGCTAAGAAATAGAAAATATTCTATACGTCATAATACCGATTTCCTCCTGCACTTTGGATATATTTTATGAAAATAGGTAGGAAGCGTATTAAAGCGGCTTTCTTGGCAAATCACCCGCATTACCTCCCGGTTTAATAAGGCCTTTCCGGCAATAAATTTTATCATGCCACTCACTAAGGCAATCCACCTTGTGGTTCGCTGCCGTACATATCGGAATACTACATAAAATTTAACTATGAAAAAAACGATTTTCCTCCAAGCAGTCCGACTCAGGTGGCTGCTGCCTGTGCTTGCGCTAAGCCTGTGTGCTCTCTCAAGCTGCGGCACAGGTTCCAACAAAGACGCTACCACTACGACTAATACTGATGCCACAAAGGGTGATTCCTTGTCAACTGCCGCTACTGTCTCCAGCACTGCTCCGGAGGATATTAAACCCAAAGGTCCCAAGCCAGACTGGGCACCTGCTTCGCTAACGCCACAAATGCAGGCAGTGCTGGAAACGCTTGATAGCCTGAGCGGTGGTAAGAAACTAACTGATCTGACCCCCCAACAGGCACGTCAAGCCCCGTCACCCGCCGATGCAGTGATGGCATTGATGAAAGAAAAGAACATTCCCATGCCAGCCTCCCAAGTGGACACCAGCGGCATTCAGATCCCGATAGGCGGGGGCCAGCACATTCAAGCAAGAGTCTATACCCCTAAAAGTGGTACCGCGCCCTTCCCTGTTATTGTCTACTATCACGGAGGGGGCTGGGTTATTGCCAACCTGGATACGTACAATGCCTCTGCCCAGGGGTTAGCCGAGCAGACAGGCGCTGTGGTGGTCTCCGTTGCTTACCGCCAAGCGCCAGAAAACAAGTTTCCGACCGCTCATAACGATTCCTATGCAGCTTATGCATGGGTGCTGGATAACGCGGCCGCCATCAAAGCAGATCCTAATCGCGTTGCTGTAGCTGGCGAAAGCGCCGGCGGGAACCTGGCAGCCGCCGTGTGCCTGATGGCCCGGGATAAGAAGGCACAACTGCCCCTGCACCAGCTGCTTGTTTACCCGATAGCGGGGTACGACCTGAACACACCTTCTTATAAGGCAAACGCCAATGCCAAGCCATTAAATAAGCCGCTCATGGCCTGGTTCTTCGATAAGTACCTCAAAAGCCCGGCTGATGGCACGTCACCTATGATCTCCCTGGTGCAGGCGAATTTGAAAGGATTACCCCCTGCCACCATCATCACAGCTGAGATCGATCCGCTCATGAGTGAGGGCAAGGCTTTGGCAGACAAGCTCAAGGCTGCCGGTGTGCCGGTAACTTACCAGAACTACGAAGGGGTTACCCATGAATTCTTTGGCATGGCCACCGTGCTGCCTCAGGCCAAGCAAGCGCAGCAATTAGCCGCTTCGGAATTGAAGAAAGGATTAAATAAGTAGAGTTGTTGTTTGTTTATAATCAGCCATCCCGGACAATGCCTTCAGTCTCCGCATTGTTCGGGATTGTGCTTTCTAGCAAGTAATGTACTGTTTCCTTTTGGTCTTGTTTGCATCCTTTTTTCTCGCCGTATCGAAATACCTTTCATGGTCTTAACCATTTTAGTATCCCGTTTATGGACTGTTAATTGACATAATCGGAAATAGAAAAAGCATCCAATGGACTGTATGAAGTATAGCTTTCATTCACATAGTGCTTGCTGGCGCGATAAGACCATTAAGGGGAGATAACGGGATTTGAAGAAAAACTACATCTTGCAACAAAGTACATGAGTTAGATTGCGGATAGAATCTTGTTCACCTCTTGTACGAGCCGTTGGCAATCATTTGTAAGTATGAAAAGTTAAAGTGTCTCACATTTACTCGCCTGTATTGCAAGCACGCTTGTGATTGATGGGCTGTCGAAGTTTGACAGTTTTATTTATAGATTTAGAAATGAAAGCTATGATAAGCAGTTGAAAGAACTTGCTGGATTTATGATTCCGGACATTGTTCTTCTCGTTCTTTTTTGTGCAGCTTTCACATTGATGCTGTTTTTTGTTAAAGCTTATGTTCAGTTATTTGACAATACAGGATAGTTTAAACAGACGAAAGCTTGTTTATGCTTGGCTTGTGCTTCGTCTCACAACAGGACTTTTTTCGGAATTAACTTTGGCGGTTTACGCTTAGCAATTGATGATGTCATTGAAAGTATAGGAATTGGGGTAGGGCTGTATATAGTCAATTACTTAATCAACTTCATTACCTATTTTAAGCTGGTTAATAAGAAATACCTTTGGGAACACAAGGCTTGCTCAACCTTGGCGAACACTGCTGGCTCCGCATGCACGCGGCCGTTTGCTGAAAACTTATAAAAAGAATCCCTATGAACACCATTGAACAATGAACCTAACTGAACTAAAAGAAAGACAGGACATCTCTCAGAACAGAGAACGAAATAGAATTTACATCCAATTCGGAAATCTTCTGAATGAACTAGACAAACAGCCACTACCTCATGAAATTACTGAACAGATAAATCAAGAGATTAATGAAATAAATGCAACAGATCGTACAGGTTATGAATTAATCAAATTAGTAAAAGAGAAGCAAACGAAAGTAATCAGACTAGTCGAAAAGCAACTCAAAATTGTCCCAATGAAATACTATTCAAAGCTTTGGTTAGCTCTCGGTATGGCCACATTCGGGTTACCCATAGGAGTAGCGTTCGGATTGAGCATCGGCAACATGGCCATGTTGGCTGTTGGTTTGCCAGTGGGGATGGCCATTGGCGCTGCTGTCGGGGCAGGCATGGACAAGAAGGCTTTCGAGGAAGGAAGGCAACTAGCCATAGAAATCAAGTAAATGTACACTTTCAGGATACTCGCTGTTTCTTAGCTCGCTCAAAAACTTTTGCGAGAAACGGGTTGAATCGTCAACTACAATACTGCTTTGATTCTCCTGAACCTTTTCTCCTTCTACTACAGGTGGAGCTTCAATTATATTTTCATTAACAGCTTCATGTCAGTATAAAGCTTAATAAAGCAATTTATCTGCAATCCTGAAAAGTAAGGGTGTAAAGGCCATTCGTACTGACTAAAACTGCTCGTCCGTTAGTTCTTTGTTTACCATAGCACCTGTTAGATTACCGCTATACACCGCATTCGCTACAGAGCGCATCATCGCAGCATTATCACCGCAGGCAAAAACACCTTCAATGGTTGTTTTCTGAAAAATATCCACTTTGATATAACCTTGTTCTGTCATTTCACATCCTAATGAAAGTGGAATATCCGAATGTTGAGTGAATGGGATTGCTGCGTAAACAGCATTAAAATCTATCTTAGTGCGATCACTGAAAACTACATTTTTAACATGACCTTTTTCGTGTTCTATTTCAGCAATTTTAGTTTCAATAAACTTAATCTTGTGATTTGAGAGTTTTATCATTTGTTCTGCATTAAAATCTGCTTTACCAGAAGTTAGAATCGTGATGTTATTTGTCAGGTTATTGACCAAGGAAGCAATGTGAAAAGCCCTCTCTCCATTTGCCATGATTCCTGTTTTCTGATGGCGGAATTCAAATCCATGGCAGTACGGGCAATGAATAACAGAAATGCCCCAACACTCGGAAAAGCCTTTTATCTCTGGCATCACATCCTTTATGCCCGTAGCAAAAACCACTTTCTTTCCCTTAAATTCTTCTCCTGATTGTGTGGTAATTGCAAAACCCTTTTCGGTTTTCCTGCCGCGTACAGCAAGACCTGTATGGAATTTTACCGTGTCATAGGTCAAAACTTGTGCTTTGGCTTTCTCTGCAATTACGCTTGGTTTTTCACCATCCTGGATGATAAAGTTGTGTGATTGTGGAGTTTGCCGATTACAGGGCAATCCGCTATCAATAATTAAAATGTTTCGTAATGAACGTCCCAATGCCATTGCTGCAGAAAGACCTGCATAACTTCCGCCAATGATGATAACATCAAAATTATTATAGTTTATCATACATGCTATCTTTAGTTAAGATCTTTTGAAATTTATTTAAAATGAATTTTCCAGCTTTACATATTTAACAACAGAAACCCTCCTATACTACCTACTAGGATTATAATAATAGTAC from Pontibacter liquoris includes the following:
- a CDS encoding cyanophycinase, which produces MAVKQARKKNQPQQLPLPKGKLLAIGGKESKSEENRSQAQEDNRGFVSEQILKRFVDELQGKKPLVVIIPAASSLPEESAQDYLTVFKALGVKNIRVVDIRTREDAKNPENIELVDRAAGIMITGGDQLRLTSILGGSPFLERIKERYINEPVIVAGTSAGASAMSTSMIYAGETQGGMLKGQMSATAGLDLLKNVAIDTHFIQRGRIIRMAQAVAQNPGCIGIGLEEDTAVLLKEGKELEVVGSGLVTILDGMDISSTNIYEIEAGEPFTICDLKLHLLGNGKTYTIPSYNGGHH
- a CDS encoding STAS/SEC14 domain-containing protein produces the protein MKHELKNAFGQTYLTIDVIKDKRWIQITWKGYLSEAIIKEGAMAVTQAVSTSELNCILNDMQLVLGPIRSSEWAAVEWAPQVAEAGLKYMALVNTPGAIAETDIATFHTRQEYFQTKVLTSLDAGKEWLRQHCPQKLTKPDLLIR
- a CDS encoding PAS domain-containing sensor histidine kinase, with the protein product MTWNTALSRLVVEKSCDAVAQWDQECRLIYANPAFAKRMGRGVDSLLGKTMRELGQPEHVATLWSKKLQVVLETAQPIEHAFVFATPTGDGLYQSCLVPDLAADGTVAHVLTIDREITSCKKAGQKAAALKERLQATLDSSLYVVQGFEAVRDEQGKIVDFTWVMLNRKGIEQNGDVLGKSLLRRNPGVIETGLFNLFVQVTETGAPIEREQYYRHEQFNGWFHQIVAKMGDGFIMNTKDITEQKKTAHSLQENRELLKATIDSSADMIQVFKAVRNEEGEIVDFVWILNNLASEKVYGDVIGKSLLALNPGVVQEGIFDTFKRVVQTGQSDKSERHYVHEQFKGWYYQSTVKLDDGVATTTTDISKLKKAEKENLQLTLKQQKKLLIAVLGAQEIERRRISESLHNGVAQLLYAAKLQVDDAAKDIPAENVQKLNKLLTEAIHETRRVSHELALFMLKDLGAEQAILEMCRRFECESLRLECQVAKLDLTLEPYQELALYRISQELINNIIRHSKATEAKLLLYQEGELIHLKVRDNGIGMNESSSKHRGIGLRSIKDTVKLLNGTFDIAKSPTGAGTQVTIAIPIEQGKIKCLVPD
- a CDS encoding NAD(P)/FAD-dependent oxidoreductase is translated as MINYNNFDVIIIGGSYAGLSAAMALGRSLRNILIIDSGLPCNRQTPQSHNFIIQDGEKPSVIAEKAKAQVLTYDTVKFHTGLAVRGRKTEKGFAITTQSGEEFKGKKVVFATGIKDVMPEIKGFSECWGISVIHCPYCHGFEFRHQKTGIMANGERAFHIASLVNNLTNNITILTSGKADFNAEQMIKLSNHKIKFIETKIAEIEHEKGHVKNVVFSDRTKIDFNAVYAAIPFTQHSDIPLSLGCEMTEQGYIKVDIFQKTTIEGVFACGDNAAMMRSVANAVYSGNLTGAMVNKELTDEQF
- a CDS encoding RNA polymerase sigma factor, whose translation is MSAINLPGETEHTLVAALRQGKQEALGKLYDAYAPVMMGVITRIVQDNDVAEEVLRETFITIWGQISKYDASKERLLSWGLALARRIALEAVKTDRCLQGTKAAATPSQSYPQLNKTETQQHEAHKQQDPCTLTPLEKTILESLYLKGHTCAETAAELNLTAEEVKQILKKAFTQLKGEKSV
- a CDS encoding recombinase family protein, producing MKAALYTRVSTARQNTDRQVTELTDYARRNGFEVIYTVCETVSGTKNKYERPGMEEVFELARRGEISEVICLELSRLGRDNMDVRQIILELAELGVCTHVVNRNLRSLDKQRRKDSVTMMVPGILADLAQMERESLVERIVSGQQEAKRQGKHLARPKGTVKSAAKLLEENRKVAEYLKEGICSVREIARRCAVSPHMVMKVKRILKEPVF
- a CDS encoding alpha/beta hydrolase; this encodes MKKTIFLQAVRLRWLLPVLALSLCALSSCGTGSNKDATTTTNTDATKGDSLSTAATVSSTAPEDIKPKGPKPDWAPASLTPQMQAVLETLDSLSGGKKLTDLTPQQARQAPSPADAVMALMKEKNIPMPASQVDTSGIQIPIGGGQHIQARVYTPKSGTAPFPVIVYYHGGGWVIANLDTYNASAQGLAEQTGAVVVSVAYRQAPENKFPTAHNDSYAAYAWVLDNAAAIKADPNRVAVAGESAGGNLAAAVCLMARDKKAQLPLHQLLVYPIAGYDLNTPSYKANANAKPLNKPLMAWFFDKYLKSPADGTSPMISLVQANLKGLPPATIITAEIDPLMSEGKALADKLKAAGVPVTYQNYEGVTHEFFGMATVLPQAKQAQQLAASELKKGLNK
- a CDS encoding cupin domain-containing protein; this translates as MNPITEFIASGLLELYVMGAASPEEALAVEEMAAAFPEIQKEIKQIRLAVEQYAQAHALKPRATVKTLVMATVDYLERMKNGELPESPPVLTPTSRISDYDRWLDHANAVLPKDADNLYARVIGYTPKATTAILWVRERSEEEVHREEHERFLIVEGSCRLTVGDQIHALTAGDYFAIPLHTPHHLLVTSTTPCKAIFQRLSI